A single region of the Procambarus clarkii isolate CNS0578487 chromosome 59, FALCON_Pclarkii_2.0, whole genome shotgun sequence genome encodes:
- the LOC123753336 gene encoding mucin-5AC-like, whose protein sequence is MSGPRRGDRGPDGVDTSQHVNTSFPLTPGISLTPGLVARHPPAPQRGSAEDLEVVLRPLVGAGAQELQLTPYGHRNPLFYYTRRGLASRSNGSDAVEVGSGGVGLNLRPGSSQNDTFENSQVLSLVGNVVSEVLQEVLPGFGYSLGTLLSNSSAVRSTSVHPEGESLHSGPMDEVREQSIYDLASKTAQVKKVGETSYGDSFIISLLPQTVRETLFMRGEEDLATSVTTHVNHPTRSQEYYWFRRANTNTTNSHSSNLSDPSETINGKTDNSGTQSEIEYITESMRNGSGLKPLEAANFSYALTQNRERLNARLSDNVAEPQMKPVSSKEASRVPLEGTSLIPSAALKNVTEAGKDEQTSSGGLSSPLSILPLFSTYLSYLSEFYSSPFSPISSTLFYGSDFPPPAGDHLLKAVKKTTTVRHVPDSHPSDTFIISLVSELPGTTSEPPRTRSEPPRTRSEPLRTRSEPPRTTSEPPRTASEPSRTASEPSRTRSEPSRTRSEPSRTTSEPSRTRSEPPRTTSEPPRTTSEPSRTTSEPPRTTSEPPRTTSEPSRTTSEPPRTTSEPPRTTSESPRPTLEPPRTTSEPPRPTSEPPRTTSESPRPTSEPPRTTSESPRPTSEPPRTTSESPRPTSEPPRTTSEPPRTTSEPPRPTSEPPRTTSESPRPTSEPPRTTSESPRPTSEPPRTTSEPPRPTSELPRTTSEPPRTTSEPPRTTSEPSTTTPKHVAKSTILSAATDADEVDMFPNPSADKQDLINGRGLRDESIEAGSSKERVRRSVSGAPAGERAGGARDLITWYPEALEPSHTSRVVQRRKPLRPTRIDRDELVVKRPPARLPPAATITSKPYYVLPIWAGDQVSAGFREEPSKNGIKDMISKGSIFRNSGVVTNKGGLVEKYPARYPEVNFGEDPGLYPGVYSGGNPARDDSGLKSTRTEGFSRGDSTQTPEEYPGGDTNSLVTWFPYLDEVYLGTERDDHTRLVTWSAVYDK, encoded by the coding sequence ATGTCTGGTCCGAGACGAGGTGATCGTGGTCCAGATGGTGTTGATACATCTCAACACGTCAACACCAGCTTCCCGCTCACTCCTGGCATCTCCCTCACTCCTGGCCTTGTTGCTCGCCATCCTCCTGCTCCTCAGCGGGGCTCGGCGGAagatcttgaggttgtcttgagacCCCTAGTGGGTGCAGGCGCCCAGGAGCTACAGCTTACCCCTTACGGGCACCGTAATCCTCTTTTCTATTACACCCGAAGAGGACTCGCTTCCCGCTCTAATGGATCAGACGCGGTCGAGGTGGGTAGCGGCGGTGTCGGCCTCAATCTACGTCCTGGGAGTTCGCAGAATGACACGTTCGAGAACTCGCAGGTCCTCAGCCTCGTTGGGAACGTGGTGTCTGAGGTgctgcaggaggtgctgccaggcTTCGGGTACTCTCTAGGGACGCTCCTTAGCAACAGCAGTGCCGTTAGGAGCACTAGCGTCCATCCCGAAGGTGAATCTCTTCACTCAGGACCGATGGACGAGGTGAGGGAGCAATCGATATATGACTTAGCATCGAAAACTGCTCAAGTGAAGAAGGTGGGGGAGACGAGTTACGGCGACAGTTTCATAATCTCTCTACTGCCTCAGACGGTGAGGGAGACACTGTTCATGCGAGGTGAGGAGGACTtggccaccagcgtcaccacacaCGTCAATCATCCTACCAGAAGCCAGGAATATTATTGGTTCAGGAGAGCCAATACAAACACGACGAACAGCCATTCAAGTAACCTTTCAGATCCAAGTGAAACGATAAATGGGAAAACTGACAATTCAGGGACACAGAGTGAAATTGAATATATTACTGAATCAATGAGAAATGGAAGCGGACTTAAACCACTTGAAGCTGCTAACTTCTCCTACGCCTTGACCCAAAACAGAGAAAGATTAAACGCGAGGCTCTCAGATAATGTGGCAGAACCTCAGATGAAACCTGTTTCTTCCAAGGAGGCTTCAAGAGTTCCATTAGAAGGAACTTCGTTGATACCGTCAGCGGCTCTGAAGAATGTTACAGAAGCTGGTAAGGATGAGCAGACTTCATCTGGTGGTCTCTCTTCACCTCTCTCTATCTTACCTTTATTCTCTACCTACTTATCGTATTTATCTGAGTTTTATTCATCTCCCTTTTCCCCTATTTCTTCTACTTTATTTTATGGGTCAGACTTCCCACCTCCTGCCGGAGACCACCTGCTGAAGGCTGTGAAGAAGACGACGACGGTGCGTCACGTCCCTGACTCTCATCCGTCTGACACCTTCATAATCTCGCTGGTGTCGGAACTGCCCGGGACGACGTCGGAGCCGCCCAGGACGAGGTCGGAGCCGCCCAGGACGAGGTCGGAGCCGCTCAGGACGAGGTCGGAGCCGCCCAGGACGACGTCGGAGCCGCCCAGGACGGCGTCGGAGCCGTCCAGGACGGCGTCGGAGCCGTCCAGGACGAGGTCGGAACCGTCCAGGACGAGGTCGGAGCCATCTAGGACGACGTCGGAGCCGTCCAGGACGAGGTCGGAGCCACCCAGGACGACATCGGAGCCACCCAGAACGACGTCGGAGCCATCTAGGACGACATCGGAGCCACCCAGAACGACATCGGAGCCACCCAGAACGACGTCGGAGCCGTCCAGGACGACGTCGGAGCCACCCAGAACGACGTCGGAGCCACCCAGAACGACGTCGGAGTCACCCAGACCGACATTGGAGCCACCCAGAACGACGTCGGAGCCACCCAGACCGACATCGGAGCCACCCAGAACGACGTCGGAGTCACCCAGACCGACATCGGAGCCACCCAGAACGACGTCGGAGTCACCCAGACCGACATCGGAGCCACCCAGAACGACGTCGGAGTCACCCAGACCGACATCGGAGCCACCCAGAACGACGTCGGAGCCGCCCAGGACGACATCGGAGCCACCCAGACCGACATCGGAGCCACCCAGAACGACGTCGGAGTCACCCAGACCGACATCGGAGCCACCCAGAACGACGTCGGAGTCACCCAGACCGACATCGGAGCCACCCAGAACGACGTCGGAGCCACCCAGACCGACATCGGAGCTACCCAGAACGACGTCGGAGCCGCCCAGGACGACATCGGAGCCGCCCAGGACGACATCGGAGCCGTCCACGACAACCCCGAAACACGTTGCCAAATCCACAATATTGTCGGCAGCAACTGACGCTGATGAAGTTGATATGTTTCCTAATCCATCCGCTGACAAGCAAGACTTGATAAATGGACGGGGCTTACGAGACGAGTCTATTGAGGCAGGATCCAGCAAAGAGAGAGTCAGAAGAAGTGTGTCGGGAGCTCCCGCAGGAGAGAGAGCTGGCGGGGCCAGAGACCTCATCACCTGGTATCCCGAGGCACTGGAGCCCAGCCATACTTCGCGCGTCGTTCAGCGAAGAAAGCCATTGAGACCAACTCGTATCGATAGAGATGAGCTGGTGGTGAAGAGGCCGCCAGCGAGGCTGCCTCCAGCAGCCACAATCACTAGTAAACCTTACTATGTCCTCCCTATCTGGGCCGGCGACCAGGTTTCCGCCGGGTTCAGAGAGGAACCCAGCAAAAATGGAATTAAAGATATGATCAGCAAGGGAAGCATTTTTAGGAACTCGGGAGTGGTGACTAACAAAGGTGGACTCGTAGAAAAATATCCTGCTCGATATCCTGAAGTAAACTTTGGCGAGGATCCTGGTCTATATCCTGGAGTATACTCTGGCGGGAATCCTGCAAGAGACGACTCTGGACTGAAGTCTACGCGAACTGAAGGATTCTCTAGAGGGGATTCTACGCAAACTCCTGAAGAATACCCAGGAGGGGATACCAACAGCCTGGTGACCTGGTTTCCCTACCTGGACGAGGTATAcctggggacagagagagacgacCACACCAGACTAGTGACCTGGTCAGCGGTGTACGACAAGTGA